Genomic segment of Arctopsyche grandis isolate Sample6627 chromosome 11, ASM5162203v2, whole genome shotgun sequence:
TTTGATCTTTTAGAAATTCTTATACCTAGTGCCGAGATAATTTTTCGACATTACGACCGTGCCTTAAAGACTTAAAGactcataatatatgtatgtatttattaaaacataCGAATGTATCAGATGTGCTATTCGGTGGGTACTTGCATCGTCAGCCCTTCGGCCatatcgtcgtcgtcgtcgcagTGAATAATCTCACATGAAATATGCACGGGGCGTGCGGAATAATTAAAACGAAAATTCGCTCCAACAAAAGAACTTccatttccccccccccccccccccggttaGTGTATACCGAGTTCGCGATAAAGCCTCTCCGAGTTTCGACTTGTTTTGTCGGAGATTTTCCGGACGCTTTTGTGTATACTCGCTCACATCCGGCGTGTATAGGCAGCCGGCTGGCCGATTTATCCCCGTGAATAATGTATCTACTTTTCTCGCCGACACTCCTCCACTTCTCACCTGATAAAAGCTACTAAAAGCCTCTCCTCTGAAAGCAATTAATTCCATTTTGCTAACTTCATTGCGCGACACTTTCAGACCCTCGGATCATTCGTCGCCGGTTCACCGTGCCACACAAATGTGCACTTTACCTTCGTTATACGCCCGTGAAGCCCCATGGCATCCAAAACCCCATACCGACATATTACAATATGCATATATCGTCCTCTCTCATCTGCTCGCTTTGCAACGAGAAAGAAAATAACGCTATCATGATTTATGCATCGCTTATTATATTGGGTTACGCCTTGGAATACTTTAAGCTAGTGATTTTCAACTCAATTTCGCAAACTGGTGAAGTAGACATTATTCTGTAGGAAGTAGTACAAATTGTATGATCCTGAAACGAGGTCGATGATCTCATCTATTTCCCCATAAAACACAATTGCATCATCGCGTTCCTATACGAGCATTCAGAGGCGACCTTACTTGAAACATCTTCGTTCACACAAGGGCAAAGACACAATTCATACACAACCTCGAACCCATAGAAACCCCCGAGAGCATGATCTCATCATAAGACTTACATAGGCTACGTGTGGTTTCCGTTACATTCTCTATTGTTGATCTCGTAGAAAGGGCAtttttcccaaccttttttgcaTCGAAAACTGATGactttttctaagaaattgaccgTTTCTTTGGCCTTTTACTCGTCATACAAACAACATCTAGAACATGATCTCACCAGCCAAGCTACGCATTGCACAACCGACCATGATATAAACTATGACACCAGCCCCAAACGGGCAATTGAGCCTTTGGAGTTCAGCCAGCCCACTCCTCTGAAGCTGAGTAACTACCCCCTTCACCGTACATACAATGATACTTGTATActtaacataaataaatatcctcTTAAAAAATCAAACGAGTTTCTATGGGCTGAGAAACGGTCAAAACATAGCCTCCCATCCTATAATTCTATCGTCAATTTAGTCCACTTTTAACAGGACAGTTATAACTcttatggtaagaacacactgaatcgtacggctgTGTGTCTGCGTCCTTAGTGtcctatataaatatttgatctgAATGTATTTACAGTACTTTTCCCCGAAATAGATACaatgattttaattacatttggaGACAGTCTTCTGGTTGTAAgaaaaatgggtctacgtgacgagccagaatgttaaattacagaaaacacaaatatcggaaggcaaagatcgaaaatcgaaagatcaaaaaaaaagggtgcatggtaacggtacatactcacgtatatactcacttaatttgcgcgagcagggtacaacaggaacaagaagaacaggcttttcctcccgtattctgcgcgcgtacattaatacgggaggaaaagcctgttcctcttgttgctgttgtatcctgctcgcgcaaattaagtgggtatgtacgtgagtatgtaccgtttaccatgcacccttttttttatctttcgacttaagatctttcaattttcgatctttgccttccgatatttgcgttttctgtaatttaacattccggctcgtcacggagaccgaagaaaaatatacgtatagtatgtataattttttttacagaaaattatttgtaaaaagATGTGTATTTCATAAGATTTTATGCTATATGTGTATTGCCTCTAGTATTACATTCGACTATTTATCTTGAAAAGTAGAGAAGAATCTAATCCCATAAATCTTCCTGAAGAATGAGTTTGGGTCAACTTTGTTTAACCTACATACAATGTAACTGTTATTTAttggaattttaaattaatttgattgataATAGACATCTGTGTATAAAAGTGTAAagcaacataataaaaatactatttgtAAATCATAGATGtctacaattaattttaaatgttatcttatgattatttttcattcaacGACTTGCTGTCATAGAAGTTGTACTGTTGCTACTTTGGGAAAATTGTTTTGAACTTCTTGTTTAATTATAATGGTAATTTGATATCTCATTAAGTTTTTCATattcttataaaattaaaaatatgtgcatGTTTAATATTTCTATACCCTATTTCAAGGATTTACTTGCATGAGTGACATGCTTGAGTGACCTTAAAACTTGATGTAATCACTTATTCGAAGTACAAAAAATGACAGATAATTACGACAACATATTTAATAAAGATGAGTTGCAGAATATTTCAAACGAATTCAAAAGACTACATAGtaaagtatttttttctatattatatatgtagatagttcaataaatgtattcaaatacAATTAATAACGAGTTTCTagataaaatcaattatatCGTATGGTCGACTGTTAGTGTTTCAATTGTTGTATTATATCTTGTTTGTTCAATACTTAAcataatgttatttattatttgaatgaaTGATATCTCTCTATTGTAAAAACTTTTTGTCACATTCTTACATTTAAACAATACATTGCAGATAAAACGTATCTGGACTATGCCGGCGCTGCTCTGTGTCCTGAAACACAAATTAAAAGCATTACCAAAGACTTGTCCGAAAATCTCTACCCAAATCCACACACGAGCAAATACACAAATGACTGTGTGGACCAAGTCAGATTTCAAATACTGAACCACTTCAAAACGGATGATTCAGAGTACAGCGTTATATTCACATCGGGAGCAACGGCAGCTCTGAAATTAACAGCGGAGtcttttgtatataataatggaAACGACGTTGAATCAGGAGCTTTTATATATCTTCACGATAATCATACTTCAGTCCTCGGAATGCGAGATGTTGCCATCTCTAAATCTGCTGACTTGGTCGGGATATCTAGGAATGATTTGATAGAAAATATGTCTTGTGGGAAAGATGGGAATGATTTTAAGACTAGTGACGCAGAACGAGCATTATTTATATATCCAGCACAATGTAATTTCAGTGGGTACAAATATCCTCTGAAATGGATCAACCTCGTTCAGGATGGAGCATTAAACAAATTTACtgagaaaaagataaataaaaagttcAGCGAATGGGCAGTTTTCTTAGATGCTGCTGCTTTTGTCTCGACAAacacattaaatttaaatgtttacaAGCCGGACTTTGTCTGCATATCATTCTATAAAATTTTCGGCTATCCAACAGGTCTCGGGGCACTTCTCGTTAAGAATACCAGTTCTGCATTGCTTGCGAATAAAACTTACTATGGAGGGGGTACAGTTGAAATTGCAATGAGCAAAGAAAACTATCACGTCAAACGAAGCATTATTCACGAAAGGTTTCtgtatatttatactaaaaCTTACTTTAGCCTAGTTGTAAAGATTAATAcaatttaagtagcaaatactTATTGTCTGATTTTGACTGctaaaaaaagatttaaaaatactattcaataaatactagtacatatatgatttctcTTACAGATTTGAGGATGGAACAATTCCATTTTTATCCATATTGGCTATAAAACATGGATTTGACGCTTTGCAAAGAATTATACCAAGAAAAGTTAGCGACAACTTCATGGACTCAGTATCACTCTACACATTCAACTTGGCCCAACACCTTTACAGGCGAATGAAATCTCTCCATCATCACAACGGTGAACCTGTATTTGTCGTTTATGCAGACTCATCTTACGATGATCCTAATTTACAAGGTGGCATAGTAAACTTTAACATAATCCGAAATACTGGAGACTTCATTGGTTACGCAGAGgtaaacaattatatattttgcacATCATAGCACCTAAAATTTACTAACTAATATATACTTAGGTCGTTCACATGGCAGAATTATTCGACATTATACTTCGTTCGGGTTGTTTCTGCAATCCGGGAGCTTGTCAAAGACATTTAAACCTGTCGAATGAGCAACTGTTGAAACACCACAAAGCAGGACACAAATGTGGTGATAATAACGATCTTATTAACGGAGTGCCAACTGGATCGTTACGCGTATCTTTTGGATATATGTCGACGCAAAAAGATGTAGATAAGCTACTCGATATGGTTGTGCGGTGTTTTGTTGAAGGTTCTccattttttcacaaaattgcAAACAATGaggaaaatttgaaaatgtttgtaCCATCGCTGAGTATTcctgatgaaataaaacttgaaaaaactacAGATAATTCCAATGCGGTGTCTACAATGTTGAAAGAATTTAAGAAAAAAGGTATCCttaaacaaatttacatatatccgATTAAATCGTGTGCAGCTTTTAAAGTTGAACACCGTTGGGAGATCTGTCATAAAGGATTGAAATATGATAGAGATTGGATGATAGTAAATGAATCGGGAGTTGCGTTGACCCAAAAACAGGACACGAGAATGTGTCTCATTGCACCAATTATCGATTTGGAAAATAACATCCTAACATTAACATTCCCAGGTAATTAATGGTTAAGATCAGTGATGTGCTGCTAAAATTCTATTAACCCGCTCTCGTGACGGGTATCACTCGTTTATCATCTGCTGTATGACGGGGACTTTTGAGCCATGACTTAATGAATGGTGTAGGATCCCATGAATTGGCGTCAAACCTATCAAATTATCCTCACTACTCCACTCCGCACATGACGACTTGTATCGACTCAAGATGATGAATCACAACAAAAGCAAACtacttgcacatatgtatattatacatatgtacatatgtttgtatgcatatgCAAACAAAATAGTACCCGAAACacctttaagatttttttttatccacaTCGGATCAAGTATTGTGATTGTGCAAAAGTTTGATCTCGGGATTTCgactgattttttaattataacatttaaatgtTTCTATCCTAGCAACcatttctatgaaataaaattattttggcaTTCTATAGCAGCACATCACTGTTAAAGGTTACTATACTCTGaaagaaaatatatacttaCACTCAAATACTTGATTTCCTTTAGGAGTAAAAAACGTGTCAACATCACTCATTTCTAGCACGTTAGCAAATAATGATGTTTGTCATTCAAAGGTGTGTGGTGATAAAGTACAAGGATATGATTGTGGCGATGAAATAGCTGATTGGTTAACTGATGTTTTGGGTTTGCCAGGACTACGACTTTTAAGACAAGCCGATCAAAACAGAAAGCAAAAGAACAAATCAACCGCTAACGAAACTTCTATATCGTTATCCAACCAAGCTCaatatttactaattaatattgCTAGTATCAAATGGTTATCTGATAAAGTCAAAAGTCAGGAATTCGACGATAGAAtcgacaatttaataaaaagatttCGAGGAAATTTCATAGTTGAAACCGATAATGAATTTGATGAATTAAAATGGTCGAAGTTGAATATCGGTTCAAGCATGTTTGAggtaaatattaaatagtattacatattttattcataataaatttacaattttctaTATTCTTTCAATTAATTACAGGTTCAAGGACCTTGTACTAGGTGTCAAATGATTTGTATTGACCAAGAAAGTGGTGAAAAGACGACTGAGCCATTGCGCACAATATCTAAAGAATTACAAGGAAAACTTAATTTCGGAATATATCTGTCACATGAGAGCTTTATTCAAAAAGATGATAGAATCCTAAATTGTTTTGAAgatgtattaatattataaaaattattcataggtTTGAGCGTGCAGAAAATacgcatatatttatttattaaatactatttgtacatatttatgtattaaatttatgaatttgcAATACAAAATCAAATTCGACTAGGAAATGGTGCACGTTATTGGTTGTTCGACTTTAACTTGAGTTATAGGGCCACCTTCCGATGCAGCTACTGCTACTTTAACCACTTCGTCATAATCGGGCAAAGCCATAGTCTGAAGCTTGGAATATACTGGAACATCATTGATGACTACTTCAAAAGAACctgtatttaaaatgaaaattgtaaatGTCACAAAATTTACAACCCAATTTATGCATTGTTTTTCTGTTCTTTATAACTTCAAATGTGATACTAGTACTGaatcaataaattaaagttttttataCCTTGTCTTCCTTTAGCACAAACAACGTCGAAATCATTTGACGTTTCTTTTAACTTTTTTGCTAACTTTAAACAATACCCTCCGTAGTCACACATCTTACTGAAACATATTGATTATGAAAAAACATAATGCTACGAACTAATGATGGAATTTTTTCAATCGTATTTACCAATATTCAACGTGAACCGTAACATGAGTTTTTCCAGTATTTTCCCCGGCCATGTTATGTAAAAATTGACAATTCTACCATAAcctcaaaatcaaattaaattatcttcTAAATTATGTAATGTTCgatgatttatttcattttttttgtgaaatttttaaattaatacctTACTTATTTACACaagaaaataacaattttactaCCAAAACATTACAGTTGGTCTCGATTTGACAGATGATTTGGCCATAAACTgaaatttaacaaatatatttttcccaAAATTTACAGACCCAAATCAAGTTTACAATGATTATAATCCTCAAaaggtagtaaaataaaaaaaataggccaaataaacacgaaaaagtgtaaaaaccatatattttttgttttaaaattcgctagataattataagtattttaaaggtCCGTTCATACTTAAtggcactgcacgactccgtttcaaatatgtcattttattacatttctattcatatctacctacacgtcgcggtcacgtcacgtttacagcactttggccgagtgcaaggcaaaatcggcttacttatacattacaggccatgacgatacggcgcaatattgcttacgtcgtattgtcgagtacttgcaatatgaatgcatacacattcgtagctacgcgtcagaatacaagtcagcaaaaatgtttcggcgtttatcgaacgaaaaatgatgtataatcacgttgttgttggaagaagaagctcaagaaggcaataaaaaagcacggaggcgttttgatgtgcatcccatgttaaaaaatatagaagaaccgaaggagagttttggacactgtataaggaacTTGTGGAAGATGCGCGTCGACGGACTCCTATCGCAGTTGTGAGTCGAACGCGTTCAACTATATGTCGAAGTAAACTGTCAAAATGAACGAAGAAGTATTAATTGCTGAGGTATGTTTACTTTACTACTCTACCGCACTATTTTCATATCTCTTCAcctctattttataatattgaaagtAATTTGAATGGCGCAGTCGTGATGAACTTCATTTGACGTTTCGTTTGACTTTGTTTTTAATGGCTTTTTTAGGTTCAGCAGAGACCTGCTCTGTATGATAAGAGCTTAAAT
This window contains:
- the LOC143918540 gene encoding migration and invasion enhancer 1 isoform X1, coding for MAGENTGKTHVTVHVEYCKMCDYGGYCLKLAKKLKETSNDFDVVCAKGRQGSFEVVINDVPVYSKLQTMALPDYDEVVKVAVAASEGGPITQVKVEQPITCTIS
- the mal gene encoding molybdenum cofactor sulfurase, producing the protein MTDNYDNIFNKDELQNISNEFKRLHNKTYLDYAGAALCPETQIKSITKDLSENLYPNPHTSKYTNDCVDQVRFQILNHFKTDDSEYSVIFTSGATAALKLTAESFVYNNGNDVESGAFIYLHDNHTSVLGMRDVAISKSADLVGISRNDLIENMSCGKDGNDFKTSDAERALFIYPAQCNFSGYKYPLKWINLVQDGALNKFTEKKINKKFSEWAVFLDAAAFVSTNTLNLNVYKPDFVCISFYKIFGYPTGLGALLVKNTSSALLANKTYYGGGTVEIAMSKENYHVKRSIIHERFEDGTIPFLSILAIKHGFDALQRIIPRKVSDNFMDSVSLYTFNLAQHLYRRMKSLHHHNGEPVFVVYADSSYDDPNLQGGIVNFNIIRNTGDFIGYAEVVHMAELFDIILRSGCFCNPGACQRHLNLSNEQLLKHHKAGHKCGDNNDLINGVPTGSLRVSFGYMSTQKDVDKLLDMVVRCFVEGSPFFHKIANNEENLKMFVPSLSIPDEIKLEKTTDNSNAVSTMLKEFKKKGILKQIYIYPIKSCAAFKVEHRWEICHKGLKYDRDWMIVNESGVALTQKQDTRMCLIAPIIDLENNILTLTFPGVKNVSTSLISSTLANNDVCHSKVCGDKVQGYDCGDEIADWLTDVLGLPGLRLLRQADQNRKQKNKSTANETSISLSNQAQYLLINIASIKWLSDKVKSQEFDDRIDNLIKRFRGNFIVETDNEFDELKWSKLNIGSSMFEVQGPCTRCQMICIDQESGEKTTEPLRTISKELQGKLNFGIYLSHESFIQKDDRILNCFEDVLIL
- the LOC143918540 gene encoding uncharacterized protein LOC143918540 isoform X2 — its product is MCDYGGYCLKLAKKLKETSNDFDVVCAKGRQGSFEVVINDVPVYSKLQTMALPDYDEVVKVAVAASEGGPITQVKVEQPITCTIS